A DNA window from Rhizobium jaguaris contains the following coding sequences:
- the fabZ gene encoding 3-hydroxyacyl-ACP dehydratase FabZ: MTEEAKTSLSTADVIEIMKLLPHRYPLLMVDKIIEIDSDNSAIGIKNITANEPQFTGHFPGSPIMPGVLLIEGMAQTAGAICARKDGIGGNLVYFMTIDNARFRKPVVPGDRVEFHVAKLKQRGTIWKFHCDAKVDGSLVAEADIGAMIVRKDQEQA; the protein is encoded by the coding sequence ATGACTGAAGAAGCCAAGACGTCGCTGTCGACGGCGGACGTCATCGAAATTATGAAGCTTTTGCCGCATCGCTATCCTCTCCTGATGGTCGATAAGATCATCGAGATCGACAGCGATAATTCCGCGATCGGTATCAAGAACATCACGGCCAATGAGCCGCAGTTTACCGGCCACTTCCCGGGATCGCCGATCATGCCGGGCGTTCTGCTGATCGAAGGCATGGCGCAGACGGCAGGCGCGATCTGCGCCCGCAAAGACGGAATCGGCGGCAACCTCGTCTATTTCATGACAATCGACAATGCCCGTTTCCGTAAGCCGGTCGTGCCTGGCGACCGTGTTGAATTTCACGTCGCCAAGCTCAAGCAGCGCGGCACGATCTGGAAGTTCCACTGTGACGCCAAGGTCGATGGTTCGCTGGTTGCCGAGGCCGATATCGGCGCGATGATCGTACGGAAGGACCAAGAGCAGGCATGA
- the lpxD gene encoding UDP-3-O-(3-hydroxymyristoyl)glucosamine N-acyltransferase: MEHIGFFPPHDGVSLRALAEHLGAELVDEAFAGVIIKSIAPVYRAGEGDVCYILSRKNRAELETCRASAIICLPALKSFVPAHIPVLLSRKPHTDFALAGALLHPQAMRPVALTSAPTLISPAAFIDPTVKLEADVGVEPCAVIGAGAEIGEGTRIGAGAMIGPGVKIGRNCTIGGGASVLCSYLGNGVIIHNGARIGQDGFGYAPAPRGMVKIVQIGRVIIQDNVEIGANTTIDRGTMDDTVIGEGTKIDNQVQIGHNVRIGRHCAIVSQVGIAGSTTIGDGVQIGGQAGLNGHIHIGDGVQIGAKSGVMNSIPAGERYAGLPARPLWDFLRESAEIAKRSGARDKKDGSAEHD; the protein is encoded by the coding sequence ATGGAACATATCGGTTTTTTCCCGCCCCATGATGGCGTCAGCCTCCGTGCGCTGGCCGAGCATCTTGGGGCGGAGCTTGTTGATGAGGCCTTTGCCGGTGTCATCATCAAGTCCATCGCTCCCGTTTACCGGGCTGGCGAAGGCGACGTTTGCTATATTCTTTCCCGGAAGAACCGGGCGGAACTGGAGACCTGCCGGGCTTCGGCGATCATTTGTCTGCCGGCATTGAAGTCTTTCGTTCCCGCCCACATTCCGGTTCTCCTTTCCAGAAAGCCACATACGGATTTCGCGCTGGCCGGTGCTTTGCTGCATCCGCAAGCCATGCGCCCGGTTGCGTTGACATCGGCCCCGACATTGATTTCGCCGGCGGCCTTCATCGATCCGACTGTCAAGCTTGAAGCGGATGTCGGCGTGGAGCCATGCGCAGTCATCGGAGCAGGTGCTGAGATCGGCGAGGGAACACGCATCGGAGCAGGCGCCATGATCGGTCCGGGCGTCAAGATCGGGCGCAATTGCACGATCGGCGGCGGCGCCAGTGTGCTTTGTTCCTATCTCGGTAATGGCGTGATCATCCACAATGGCGCGCGTATCGGCCAGGACGGTTTTGGCTATGCGCCGGCACCGCGGGGCATGGTGAAGATCGTGCAGATCGGCCGCGTCATCATTCAGGATAACGTCGAGATCGGCGCCAACACCACGATCGATCGCGGCACCATGGATGATACGGTCATCGGCGAGGGCACCAAGATCGACAATCAGGTACAGATCGGACATAACGTCCGTATCGGCCGCCATTGCGCCATCGTCAGCCAGGTCGGCATAGCCGGCAGCACGACGATTGGCGACGGTGTGCAGATCGGCGGTCAGGCCGGCCTGAATGGTCATATCCATATCGGCGACGGTGTTCAGATCGGCGCCAAGAGCGGTGTGATGAACAGCATTCCGGCGGGTGAGCGTTATGCGGGCCTTCCGGCCCGGCCGTTGTGGGATTTTCTGAGAGAGTCGGCGGAGATCGCAAAACGGTCAGGAGCCAGGGACAAGAAGGACGGGAGTGCGGAGCATGACTGA
- the lpxA gene encoding acyl-ACP--UDP-N-acetylglucosamine O-acyltransferase produces the protein MSSIAKSARIHKLAVVEDGAVIGENVVVGPFCHVGPKVVLNDAVELLTHAIVTGRTTIGKGTKIFPMAVVGGDPQSVHHGGEETTLDVGENCTIREGVTINTGTADYGGKTIVGNNNLFLANSHVAHDCRVGNNVIMSNNVMLAGHVTIEDRAILGGGCAVHQFTRIGRQAFIGGLSAASYDVIPYGMLNGNPGVLSGLNIVGMSRAGIERSIIHTVRRAYKSIFEGEGSIRDNAAAIRDEYADCKEVMEILDFIAADSDRALSSPNRGKS, from the coding sequence ATGAGCAGCATCGCAAAAAGCGCGCGCATTCATAAGCTCGCGGTCGTCGAGGACGGAGCGGTCATCGGCGAGAATGTCGTCGTCGGCCCGTTCTGCCATGTCGGTCCCAAGGTCGTGTTGAATGATGCTGTCGAGCTGCTGACGCATGCAATCGTGACCGGCCGGACGACGATCGGTAAGGGCACGAAGATATTCCCCATGGCGGTCGTCGGTGGCGATCCGCAGAGTGTGCATCACGGCGGCGAAGAGACGACGCTGGACGTCGGCGAGAATTGCACGATCCGCGAAGGCGTGACTATCAACACCGGCACGGCTGACTACGGCGGTAAGACCATCGTCGGCAACAACAATCTGTTCCTTGCCAATTCGCACGTCGCCCATGATTGCCGTGTCGGCAACAATGTCATCATGTCGAACAATGTCATGCTGGCCGGGCATGTCACCATCGAAGACCGCGCTATCCTCGGCGGCGGCTGCGCTGTGCATCAATTCACCCGCATCGGTCGGCAAGCCTTCATCGGCGGTCTTTCGGCCGCGAGCTATGACGTTATTCCCTATGGCATGCTGAACGGAAATCCGGGTGTGCTCTCGGGTCTCAACATAGTCGGCATGTCCCGCGCGGGAATTGAGCGCTCGATCATCCATACGGTTCGCCGCGCCTATAAAAGCATTTTCGAAGGCGAAGGCTCGATCCGCGACAATGCGGCCGCGATCCGCGATGAATATGCCGATTGCAAGGAAGTGATGGAGATCCTCGATTTCATCGCCGCCGACAGCGATCGCGCGTTGTCGTCGCCCAATCGTGGCAAGAGCTGA
- the gltA gene encoding citrate synthase has translation MTEQSAKLTWGEKTVELPVKTGTIGPSVIDIGALYKNTSTFTYDPGFTSTASCESSITFIDGDEGVLLHRGYPIEQLAEHGDFLEVCYLLLYGELPTAAQKKDFDYRVVHHTMVHEQMSRFFTGFRRDAHPMAVMCGCVGALSAFYHDSTDITDPHQRMVASLRMIAKMPTLAAMAYKYHIGQPFVYPKNDLDYASNFLRMCFAVPCEEYVVNPVLARAMDRIFILHADHEQNASTSTVRLAGSSGANPFACIAAGIACLWGPAHGGANEAALNMLTEIGTVDRIPEYIARAKDKNDPFRLMGFGHRVYKNYDPRAKIMQKTAHEVLGELGIKDDPLLDIAIELERIALTDDYFIEKKLYPNVDFYSGITLKALGFPTTMFTVLFALARTVGWIAQWNEMIEDPDQRIGRPRQLYIGAAQREYVPVSKR, from the coding sequence ATGACGGAACAAAGCGCGAAACTAACTTGGGGCGAAAAGACGGTGGAGCTCCCGGTGAAAACCGGAACCATCGGCCCAAGTGTCATTGATATTGGTGCCCTTTATAAGAACACCTCCACTTTCACTTACGATCCTGGCTTCACTTCGACTGCGTCGTGCGAATCCAGCATCACTTTTATTGATGGCGACGAAGGCGTTCTGCTGCATCGCGGTTATCCGATCGAACAGCTTGCCGAACACGGCGATTTCCTTGAAGTCTGCTACTTGCTGCTCTACGGCGAATTGCCGACCGCAGCTCAGAAGAAGGACTTCGATTATCGCGTCGTGCACCACACCATGGTGCATGAGCAGATGTCCCGCTTCTTCACCGGCTTCCGCCGCGATGCGCATCCGATGGCCGTAATGTGCGGCTGCGTCGGCGCTCTGTCGGCTTTCTATCACGACTCGACCGACATCACCGATCCGCACCAGCGCATGGTTGCGAGCCTACGCATGATCGCCAAGATGCCGACGCTTGCCGCCATGGCCTACAAGTACCATATCGGCCAGCCCTTCGTTTACCCGAAGAACGATCTCGACTACGCGTCGAATTTCTTGCGCATGTGTTTTGCAGTGCCCTGCGAGGAATATGTGGTCAACCCGGTGCTCGCCCGCGCCATGGACCGCATCTTTATCCTGCACGCCGATCACGAGCAGAACGCTTCGACCTCGACGGTTCGCCTCGCCGGCTCCTCGGGCGCCAATCCGTTTGCCTGCATCGCTGCCGGCATCGCCTGCCTCTGGGGTCCTGCCCATGGCGGCGCCAATGAAGCTGCGCTGAACATGCTGACGGAAATCGGCACGGTCGATCGCATCCCGGAATACATCGCCCGCGCCAAGGACAAAAACGATCCGTTCCGCCTGATGGGCTTCGGCCACCGCGTCTACAAGAACTACGATCCGCGCGCCAAGATCATGCAGAAGACGGCGCACGAAGTTCTCGGCGAACTCGGCATCAAAGACGATCCGTTGCTCGACATCGCGATCGAACTCGAGCGTATCGCACTGACCGATGACTATTTCATCGAGAAGAAGCTCTACCCGAATGTCGACTTCTATTCCGGCATTACGCTGAAGGCTCTGGGCTTCCCCACCACCATGTTCACGGTGCTGTTCGCTCTTGCCCGCACCGTCGGCTGGATCGCTCAGTGGAACGAAATGATCGAAGATCCGGATCAGCGTATCGGCCGCCCGCGCCAGCTTTACATCGGCGCAGCGCAGCGCGAATACGTTCCGGTTTCCAAGCGTTAA
- a CDS encoding LpxI family protein: MAASGQDHKGRLAIIAGSGFLPAYVADAARQAGENPVVIALTDEADRDWSGFDHANLGVGNFAGLETMFRRYGVDRVVMSGGVARRPAWRDVRPTWRVIRELPSTIRTLLSGGDNAVLQMVIRLIEAGGVRVVGAHEIAPDLLATTGPLGRLSPSEEDLRDIAQGAKAADALGLLDVGQGAVSVGGRVVALEGAEGTDKMIERVASLRAEGRISTRRRGVLVKLCKPQQDVRADLPSIGVSTVLNAKKAGLAGVAVEAGRALVLDREAVIAAADETGLFVCGIDRGLSAEGFM; encoded by the coding sequence GTGGCCGCGAGCGGTCAAGACCATAAAGGCCGGCTGGCGATCATCGCGGGTAGTGGCTTTTTGCCCGCCTATGTTGCCGATGCCGCGCGCCAAGCCGGCGAAAATCCGGTTGTTATTGCACTGACGGATGAAGCGGATCGGGATTGGTCCGGTTTCGACCATGCCAATCTCGGTGTCGGCAATTTTGCCGGCCTCGAGACCATGTTCCGCCGCTATGGCGTCGACCGGGTCGTGATGTCCGGCGGCGTTGCGCGCCGCCCCGCCTGGCGCGATGTGCGCCCAACCTGGCGCGTGATCAGGGAGCTGCCATCGACCATCCGCACCCTTCTTTCCGGCGGCGACAATGCCGTGCTGCAGATGGTGATTCGCCTGATCGAGGCCGGTGGCGTCCGGGTCGTCGGCGCACATGAAATCGCACCGGATCTACTGGCGACCACCGGGCCACTTGGCCGCCTCTCGCCGTCGGAAGAGGACCTGCGCGATATCGCGCAAGGTGCAAAGGCAGCCGATGCCTTGGGGCTGCTGGATGTCGGGCAGGGCGCCGTCAGCGTCGGCGGTCGCGTCGTGGCGCTGGAAGGCGCCGAGGGCACGGACAAGATGATCGAGCGTGTCGCAAGTTTGCGGGCTGAGGGGCGCATATCAACGCGTCGCCGCGGCGTGCTGGTCAAGCTCTGCAAGCCGCAGCAAGATGTGCGCGCCGATCTGCCATCGATCGGAGTTTCGACTGTGCTCAACGCCAAGAAGGCTGGTCTTGCCGGTGTTGCCGTCGAGGCGGGCAGGGCGCTGGTGCTCGACCGCGAGGCGGTCATCGCTGCTGCTGACGAGACCGGGCTTTTCGTCTGCGGCATCGACCGTGGCCTCAGCGCGGAGGGCTTCATGTGA
- the lpxB gene encoding lipid-A-disaccharide synthase, with amino-acid sequence MSGVPLKLAVVAGEVSGDLLGGDLVAALKQRFDGPVELIGVGGDALEAQGLRSLFDYSELSIMGFAQVIKRLPKLLARIRQTADAIIAAKPDVLLIIDSPDFTHRVAKKVRAALPDLPVVDYVCPSVWAWKEYRAQKMLAYVDHVLAILPFEPAAMQRLAGPATTYVGHRLTVDPSLLETRRRRKLRVLSAPDGEKTILLLPGSRSSEIRQLLPVFEQAVLELSRRDDRVRYLLPTVPRQEALVRSLLENWSVKPDVFVGQDAKWNAFAEADAAMAASGTVILELGLAGVPVVSTYKTEWLARFVMTRIKTWTAALPNLIADYAVLPELINDVLLPGLLARYMERLSNDTTERAAMLQGYDLVWQRMQTEEPPGEKAAAIVLDVLSKKKPGHF; translated from the coding sequence GTGAGCGGCGTGCCATTGAAGCTGGCTGTAGTCGCTGGTGAGGTCTCCGGCGATCTGCTCGGCGGCGATCTCGTCGCGGCACTGAAGCAACGATTCGACGGTCCTGTGGAACTGATAGGCGTCGGCGGCGATGCGTTGGAGGCGCAGGGCTTGCGCTCGCTTTTCGATTATTCCGAACTGTCGATCATGGGTTTTGCGCAGGTTATCAAGCGCTTGCCGAAACTGCTTGCTCGCATCCGTCAGACGGCGGACGCCATCATCGCGGCCAAGCCTGATGTCCTTCTGATCATTGATAGCCCGGATTTCACCCATCGCGTCGCCAAAAAAGTGCGCGCAGCGCTGCCGGATTTGCCGGTCGTCGATTATGTCTGTCCGAGCGTCTGGGCGTGGAAAGAGTACCGCGCGCAGAAAATGCTCGCCTATGTCGATCACGTGTTGGCAATCCTGCCGTTCGAGCCGGCGGCAATGCAGCGGCTGGCGGGGCCGGCGACGACCTATGTCGGCCATCGCCTGACAGTGGATCCGAGCCTGCTCGAGACCCGCCGCCGGCGCAAGCTTCGCGTTCTGAGTGCGCCTGATGGCGAGAAGACGATCCTGCTGTTGCCTGGTTCGCGCTCCTCGGAAATCCGCCAGCTTCTGCCGGTTTTCGAGCAGGCGGTACTGGAGCTTAGCCGGCGAGATGATCGCGTTCGTTACCTGCTGCCCACCGTTCCGCGACAGGAGGCATTGGTGCGTTCCCTCCTTGAAAACTGGAGCGTCAAGCCGGATGTTTTCGTCGGTCAGGATGCCAAGTGGAACGCTTTTGCGGAAGCGGATGCGGCGATGGCGGCCTCCGGCACGGTGATCCTGGAACTGGGGCTTGCCGGTGTCCCCGTTGTCTCGACCTACAAGACCGAGTGGCTCGCCCGGTTTGTGATGACGCGCATCAAGACCTGGACAGCGGCCTTGCCGAACCTGATTGCGGATTATGCGGTCTTACCCGAGCTGATCAACGACGTGCTGCTGCCCGGCCTGCTGGCGCGCTACATGGAGCGACTGTCCAACGATACGACGGAGCGGGCGGCCATGCTTCAGGGCTATGATCTGGTGTGGCAGCGTATGCAGACTGAAGAGCCACCCGGCGAAAAGGCGGCGGCGATCGTTCTCGATGTCTTGTCCAAGAAAAAACCCGGCCATTTCTGA
- a CDS encoding ComEC/Rec2 family competence protein, whose product MPNLEAPDQPADSRDIAAVAVRDRGMTATILRAKVTQPQRTQDHVPLVARLRLAAASIRLTIYHLAEEEAAHGRAVLFAPVYIGTGAIFWFTAGADPPPQAVFAALLIFAVSFFLKREVGRVPRHLLFAGMLLSAGMALAQCETWRASTVMLDSAVTTTITGGIERREADDKGRWRYVVALEATEKPAIRRQPERVTIFERKQPQPFELGDRIQGRARLTPPAGPALPGLNDFAFSAYFDGIGANGFVYGTPTLLSPAGDIAERSILDKADIWLAGLRSSIGDRIRMLLPGDTGAFAASLVTDERRAISKDTTEALRTSGLAHIIAISGLNMALSAGIFYVGLRYALSLFFGVAQAWPTKKIAAFGALITVTAYYLISGFGVSAERAFIMMAIMLIAVLFDRPSLSLRNVALSAIVILILSPSQALGPSFQMSYAATLALVSGYTLWTRRRHRESILSRFQIMRPLLFVSRFFGGILSTSFIGGASTAIFSIEHFHRLATYGLVANLAAMPVVSFIVMPFGMAATLLMPFGVDAPFWQVTGTGLDIVIVIAKTVAAWGGNIPFGRLPVWLFPTIIVGFLLMTLLRTWLRHAGALLIIGSVAIVALSPDVRKPDLIISEDGTLVALLRNGALTTNREKPPDFIFEQWQRALAMTEQHPPTILPPDNQLPKISKSDAHRRLSSDEQTAVRKAMDAALDNTGEGGFACQKGAWCVAILDNGDMLVAIENAAYLAPACDTANIVVTPIRLRLDRCRSGAVLFTGATLRRTGSIEMDLSADKPATTTAFQTLTRPWNLHRAYDWRSGTFGAPIAPMSPVSDNGE is encoded by the coding sequence ATGCCTAATTTAGAGGCACCGGATCAGCCGGCGGATAGCCGGGATATTGCTGCGGTTGCCGTGCGTGACCGCGGCATGACCGCCACTATTCTTCGTGCCAAAGTGACCCAACCGCAGCGGACGCAGGATCACGTGCCGCTTGTTGCGCGTCTTCGTCTCGCGGCGGCCAGTATCAGACTCACCATTTACCATTTGGCCGAAGAAGAGGCGGCGCATGGTCGCGCAGTGCTTTTTGCTCCGGTCTATATCGGCACCGGCGCGATTTTTTGGTTCACGGCTGGCGCCGATCCGCCGCCGCAGGCCGTTTTTGCCGCTCTCCTGATTTTCGCGGTCAGTTTCTTCCTCAAGCGGGAGGTGGGCCGAGTGCCGCGGCACTTGCTGTTTGCCGGCATGCTGCTGAGCGCCGGCATGGCTTTGGCACAATGCGAAACCTGGCGCGCATCAACCGTAATGCTCGACTCCGCGGTCACGACCACCATCACCGGGGGGATCGAACGGCGCGAGGCCGACGACAAGGGGCGTTGGCGTTATGTCGTCGCTCTCGAGGCAACGGAAAAACCAGCAATTCGGCGGCAGCCGGAGCGTGTCACCATCTTCGAGCGCAAGCAGCCGCAGCCTTTCGAACTTGGCGATCGCATCCAAGGCAGGGCGCGTCTGACGCCGCCGGCCGGACCCGCCTTGCCCGGCCTCAACGATTTTGCCTTCAGCGCCTATTTCGACGGCATCGGCGCAAATGGCTTCGTGTATGGAACGCCGACGCTATTGTCACCGGCCGGAGATATTGCCGAAAGATCGATTCTCGACAAAGCGGATATCTGGCTTGCTGGCTTGCGCAGCAGCATCGGCGACAGAATCAGAATGCTGCTGCCTGGTGACACCGGCGCCTTTGCGGCTTCTCTTGTCACCGATGAGAGACGCGCAATCTCAAAGGATACGACGGAAGCGCTACGGACCTCCGGCCTTGCGCATATCATCGCCATCTCCGGCCTGAACATGGCGCTCTCAGCGGGCATTTTCTATGTCGGCCTGCGTTATGCTCTCAGCCTGTTTTTCGGCGTGGCACAGGCCTGGCCAACGAAGAAGATCGCAGCCTTCGGTGCGCTGATCACGGTGACTGCCTATTATCTTATTTCCGGTTTCGGTGTGTCGGCGGAACGCGCATTCATCATGATGGCGATCATGCTGATCGCCGTGCTTTTCGACCGGCCATCCCTCAGCCTCCGCAACGTGGCGCTGTCGGCGATCGTCATCCTCATTCTGTCGCCGTCACAGGCGCTCGGACCAAGTTTCCAGATGTCCTACGCAGCGACCCTGGCATTGGTGTCAGGCTATACGCTCTGGACTAGGAGACGGCATCGGGAAAGCATACTCTCCCGCTTCCAGATCATGCGTCCGCTGCTCTTCGTCTCACGATTCTTCGGCGGCATATTGTCGACCTCCTTTATCGGCGGCGCGTCGACGGCGATCTTCTCGATAGAGCATTTTCACCGCTTGGCGACATATGGTCTTGTCGCCAATTTGGCTGCCATGCCGGTCGTTTCCTTCATCGTGATGCCGTTTGGCATGGCGGCGACGCTGCTGATGCCATTCGGTGTTGATGCCCCCTTTTGGCAGGTCACCGGCACGGGACTTGATATCGTCATCGTCATTGCCAAAACGGTGGCGGCCTGGGGCGGCAATATTCCCTTCGGGCGACTGCCAGTCTGGTTGTTCCCAACGATTATCGTCGGTTTCTTACTGATGACGTTGCTGAGGACGTGGCTGCGACATGCAGGTGCGCTTCTGATCATCGGTTCGGTCGCAATTGTCGCACTCAGCCCTGATGTCCGAAAGCCTGACCTGATAATTTCCGAAGACGGCACGTTGGTCGCCTTGCTGCGGAATGGTGCGTTGACGACCAATCGCGAAAAGCCGCCCGATTTCATCTTCGAGCAGTGGCAACGAGCGCTGGCGATGACCGAGCAGCATCCGCCGACGATACTTCCGCCGGACAATCAGCTACCCAAGATCAGCAAATCGGACGCTCATCGCCGCCTCAGTTCCGACGAGCAGACTGCCGTGCGAAAGGCGATGGATGCGGCGCTGGACAATACCGGCGAAGGCGGCTTCGCCTGCCAGAAGGGGGCGTGGTGCGTGGCGATACTGGATAATGGCGACATGCTCGTCGCCATCGAAAACGCTGCCTATCTCGCTCCGGCCTGCGACACCGCCAATATCGTCGTGACTCCCATCCGGCTGCGTCTCGATCGCTGCCGCTCCGGCGCAGTGCTTTTTACGGGCGCTACGCTACGCCGGACAGGCTCCATTGAAATGGACCTCAGCGCCGACAAACCGGCAACAACAACCGCGTTTCAAACTTTGACGCGGCCATGGAATTTGCATCGCGCCTATGATTGGCGATCGGGCACCTTTGGAGCGCCGATCGCACCGATGTCTCCGGTCAGTGATAACGGCGAATGA
- the bamA gene encoding outer membrane protein assembly factor BamA gives MKAGSRFLNAVSAVALSAGVVASGAGVITLASASVAEAAVIQRIDVRGAERVGAEAVRDNMTIKPGKNFSPADIDNSVKQLYATGYFSDVHVTVSGSTLVVSVKENQLINAVVFNGNHKIKDDKLQGIVQTHAAGPYNESQIQADIKTIKDAYAAIGRNDVQVTTQTVPVAEGRINVAFVINEGERTKIDKINFSGNQAYSSGRLASVISTKKSNFLSFLTRKDVYSAERQQADQDALRQFYYNHGYADFRIVSADATLNEQTNEYTLNFNVDEGPRYTYGDINVVSTVEGINADDLKSLVITHKGDVYSAKDIQTSIENISKRVASAGYPFARITPRGNRDLSGHTIGIEYLVDQGERAYVERIEIRGNTRTRDYVIRREFDLNEGDAFNQEMITRAKRRLDALGYFTKVDISTAQGSAPDRVVVIVNVEDQPTGSFGIGAGYAVGNNGGLLLEASVEEKNFLGRGQYIRIAAGAGTQGSRTYNISFTEPYFLGYRLAAGFDIFKNQTSSDDFYDYSEEGFSLRVTAPITENFATTLRYNYKRLEYTGTNDWQDNLSAPYINLVENGPWIQSTVSQTFTYNTLDDQNLPREGIIAKFTHEYAGLGGDSDFYKLSGKARYYKMISDEADIIGSLTVGAGYVLPTNGNLNVFDQFTLGGREVRGFENAGIGPRTSHGDPLGGTTYFTASAEASMPMPGVPQDIGLRLAAFADAGTLYGNKADLFGDVLHDSSAIRASLGAGLIWASPFGVIRVDYAVPVLKQDFDKTENFRFGIANQF, from the coding sequence ATGAAGGCTGGTTCAAGATTTTTGAACGCAGTATCGGCGGTAGCGCTGTCTGCTGGTGTTGTTGCGTCGGGCGCTGGTGTTATCACCCTTGCTTCTGCCTCCGTTGCAGAAGCCGCTGTCATACAACGGATCGATGTCAGGGGAGCTGAGCGCGTTGGTGCAGAGGCTGTTCGCGACAATATGACGATCAAGCCTGGCAAGAACTTCTCGCCTGCTGATATCGATAATTCGGTAAAGCAGCTTTATGCCACCGGATACTTCTCCGATGTGCACGTGACCGTCTCTGGCAGCACGCTGGTCGTTTCCGTCAAGGAAAACCAGCTGATCAACGCGGTGGTCTTCAACGGCAACCACAAGATCAAGGACGACAAGCTGCAAGGCATCGTTCAGACCCATGCTGCCGGCCCCTACAACGAAAGCCAGATTCAGGCCGACATCAAGACCATCAAGGACGCCTACGCCGCGATCGGTCGTAACGACGTCCAGGTGACGACGCAGACCGTTCCGGTCGCGGAGGGTCGCATCAATGTGGCCTTCGTCATCAACGAAGGTGAGCGCACGAAGATCGACAAGATCAACTTCTCGGGCAACCAGGCTTACAGCAGCGGTCGCCTCGCTTCGGTCATCAGTACCAAGAAGAGCAATTTCCTGTCGTTTCTGACCCGCAAGGACGTCTACAGCGCCGAGCGCCAGCAGGCGGACCAGGATGCGCTGCGTCAGTTCTATTACAATCACGGTTATGCCGATTTCCGCATCGTCAGTGCCGATGCGACGCTGAACGAGCAAACCAACGAATACACGCTGAACTTCAACGTCGATGAAGGTCCGCGCTATACCTATGGCGACATCAATGTCGTTTCGACGGTTGAGGGCATCAATGCGGACGACCTGAAGAGCCTGGTCATCACCCACAAGGGCGATGTCTACAGCGCCAAGGACATCCAGACCTCGATCGAAAACATTTCCAAGCGCGTTGCGTCCGCCGGCTATCCGTTTGCTCGCATCACGCCGCGCGGAAACCGTGATCTGAGCGGCCACACGATCGGTATCGAATATCTGGTCGATCAGGGCGAGCGCGCCTATGTCGAGCGCATCGAGATCCGCGGCAACACCCGCACGCGTGATTACGTCATTCGCCGCGAGTTCGACCTCAATGAAGGCGACGCTTTCAACCAGGAAATGATCACTCGCGCCAAGCGCCGTCTCGACGCGCTCGGCTACTTCACCAAGGTCGATATCTCCACCGCCCAGGGCAGCGCACCGGATCGCGTCGTTGTTATCGTCAACGTCGAAGACCAGCCGACTGGTTCGTTCGGTATCGGCGCGGGTTACGCCGTCGGCAACAATGGCGGTCTGTTGCTGGAAGCTTCGGTTGAAGAAAAGAACTTCCTCGGTCGTGGCCAGTACATCCGTATCGCTGCAGGTGCCGGCACGCAGGGCAGCCGTACCTATAACATCTCGTTCACCGAGCCCTACTTCCTCGGCTATCGTCTGGCTGCCGGCTTCGACATCTTCAAGAACCAGACCTCGAGCGACGATTTCTACGACTATTCGGAAGAAGGCTTCTCGCTGCGCGTTACCGCGCCGATCACCGAGAACTTCGCGACGACCCTGCGCTATAACTACAAGCGCCTCGAGTACACCGGAACGAATGATTGGCAGGATAACCTGTCCGCTCCCTATATAAATCTCGTGGAGAATGGCCCCTGGATTCAGTCGACGGTTTCGCAGACCTTCACTTACAATACCCTGGACGACCAGAACCTGCCGCGTGAAGGTATCATCGCCAAATTCACGCATGAATATGCGGGTCTGGGCGGCGACTCCGACTTCTACAAGCTGAGCGGTAAGGCTCGTTACTATAAGATGATCAGTGACGAGGCCGATATTATCGGCTCACTGACGGTCGGTGCTGGTTACGTGCTGCCAACCAACGGCAACCTGAACGTCTTCGATCAGTTCACGCTCGGTGGTCGCGAAGTCCGCGGCTTCGAGAATGCTGGTATCGGTCCGCGTACGTCGCATGGCGACCCGCTTGGCGGTACGACCTACTTTACCGCTTCGGCTGAGGCGAGCATGCCGATGCCCGGCGTTCCGCAGGATATCGGTCTGCGGCTCGCAGCCTTTGCCGATGCGGGCACGCTCTACGGCAACAAGGCCGATCTCTTCGGTGACGTATTGCACGACAGCAGCGCGATCCGTGCCTCGTTGGGTGCGGGCCTGATCTGGGCGTCGCCCTTCGGCGTCATCCGTGTTGACTATGCTGTGCCGGTTCTCAAGCAAGACTTCGACAAGACTGAGAATTTCCGGTTTGGCATTGCCAACCAGTTCTGA